AAAAGTACTAAGAATGATTCGAAACAACGAATCCGGATGGGAAAATATGTTGCCAGAAGGAATTGCAACCATTATAAAAAACAAACAATTATTTACCAGATAATATATAGAAAACCATGTTTTAAACGTGGTTTTTTTATTTTTCTACCTCCAGCCTATTGTGCCAAACCTGAGTTAAATCGTCAAAATCAATCGGTAGTGCAGCTTCTTGACGCGGCAAACGACGGGTTTTAAACTTTTCTTGCAAAATAGTTTCAATATAAAAATCTTCAATATCCTCGTACGGTAAATATTCTTTTTTTAAATTCAAATCAAAAACCTTTGCGGTGTTGTTAGACCAAAAAGCGCTCCACCCCGATTTTAAATTTTTAACCAAATCAAAAGTTGTTTCACCCGTTTGTCGATGAATAAGTTTAATTAATATTTGTCCGTCTTGGCGTGATAGCTTTTTTAAGCGCGGTTTAAATTCATCTTCTAAATATTTTTCAACCAACTTAAAATATTTTTTCTGATCACGGCTCGATTCTAAAACTTCCAAATTTTGGTTTAATTCCTTTAGGTTATCGGCAGCAGCTTTAGCGTACGGATATACGCGTAAAATTCTATTTTCTAAACGACGCAGTTTCATTAACTCCGTTTCTTCGGTTTTGTACTTCCCGATAACCAACTCATTCAACTGATAATTAAGCACAACAGAATCTTCCACCTGTTTAACAGGCAGATTAGTTTGTATGTTTATCTGTGCAAACATTGGCATCGATGCAAAAAAGAATGTAATACCAATTGTTGTTTTCATAATCGTCATTGTATTTCAAAAATACAAAATCTAAAATAATTATGAATTGTTTTTAGTATTTTTACTTAAAATTATACATAAATGGAAAATACGATATTAAATAAAACAGCAGTTGATTTTTTAACTCAATATTTAAACAATGCATCGCCAACAGGCTACGAAAGTGCAGGACAAAAATTATGGTTAAACTACCTTGCTCCGTATGTTGATACAACTTATACTGATACGTACGGAACAGTAGTTGGCGTAATTAATCCGGATGCACCATATAAAGTTGTTATTGAAGGGCACGCTGATGAAATTTCTTGGTACGTAAATTACATTTCTGAAGACGGATTAATTTATGTTATTCGTAATGGCGGTTCTGACCAAATTATTGCTCCGTCTAAACGCGTAAATATTCATACCAAAAATGGCATTGTAAAAGGTGTTTTTGGCTGGCCAGCTATTCATACCCGTTTACGTGGTAAAACGGTTGAGGATGCACCAAAAATTGAAACTATTTTTATTGATTGTGGATGCGAAACAAAAGCCGAAGTTGAAGCGCTTGGCGTACATGTTGGCTGCGTAATTACGTACCCTGACGGTTTTGAAATTTTAAATGATAGTAAATTTGTTTGCCGTGCTATTGATAACCGAATGGGCGGATTTATGATTGCTCAAGTTGCGCGTTTGTTAAAAGAAAATGGTAAAAAATTGCCGTTTGGTTTGTACATTGTTAATTCGGTTCAAGAAGAAATTGGTTTACGTGGTGCCCAAATGATTGCTCATAATATTAAACCTAATGTTGCTATTGTAACCGACGTTTGCCACGATACAACAACGCCAATGATTGATAAAAAAATTGAAGGCGATTTAAAAATTGGTAAAGGTCCGGTAATTGCTTATGCACCAGCTGTACAAAATAATTTACGTGAATTAATTATTGATACAGCGGTAGAAAAAGAAATTCCGTTTCAACGTACTGCCCTATCTTCACAAACCGGAACAGATACAGATGCGTTTGCTTATTCTAACTCAGGCGTTGCATCAGCTTTAATATCTTTACCGCTGCGTTACATGCATACCACGGTAGAAATGGTTCATAAAGAAGATGTAGAAAATACCATTCAATTGATTTATGAAACCTTACTTAAAATAGAAAACAACGAAACTTTTTCGTACTTTAAATAACCACAAAACACCAAACTTTGTTTGGTGTTTTTTTTTACTCTAAAAATTTTATCAAAAAAAATCTAACAAACTGTAACATTTAAAAAACTAACTTGTCTTTATATAAAACAACCCGAAACATAAGCTATGAATCCAGACGAGAATATTAGCTTACTAATTGAACAATGCAAACAGCAAAACACCGCAGCACAATTTGAAATTTATAAAAAATTCTACAAAAACATGTTTAATACGGCTGTTAGAATTTTAAATAATAAAGAAGAAGCCGAAGATGTAATGCAAGAAAGCTTTTTAAAGGCATTTGCCGAATTGGATTCGCTTAACAATCCTAAAGCTTTTGCTGGCTGGTTAAAACAATTAGTA
This genomic window from Flavobacterium agricola contains:
- a CDS encoding DUF4294 domain-containing protein; translated protein: MKTTIGITFFFASMPMFAQINIQTNLPVKQVEDSVVLNYQLNELVIGKYKTEETELMKLRRLENRILRVYPYAKAAADNLKELNQNLEVLESSRDQKKYFKLVEKYLEDEFKPRLKKLSRQDGQILIKLIHRQTGETTFDLVKNLKSGWSAFWSNNTAKVFDLNLKKEYLPYEDIEDFYIETILQEKFKTRRLPRQEAALPIDFDDLTQVWHNRLEVEK
- a CDS encoding zinc-binding metallopeptidase family protein, with the protein product MENTILNKTAVDFLTQYLNNASPTGYESAGQKLWLNYLAPYVDTTYTDTYGTVVGVINPDAPYKVVIEGHADEISWYVNYISEDGLIYVIRNGGSDQIIAPSKRVNIHTKNGIVKGVFGWPAIHTRLRGKTVEDAPKIETIFIDCGCETKAEVEALGVHVGCVITYPDGFEILNDSKFVCRAIDNRMGGFMIAQVARLLKENGKKLPFGLYIVNSVQEEIGLRGAQMIAHNIKPNVAIVTDVCHDTTTPMIDKKIEGDLKIGKGPVIAYAPAVQNNLRELIIDTAVEKEIPFQRTALSSQTGTDTDAFAYSNSGVASALISLPLRYMHTTVEMVHKEDVENTIQLIYETLLKIENNETFSYFK